One region of Nakamurella flava genomic DNA includes:
- the mraY gene encoding phospho-N-acetylmuramoyl-pentapeptide-transferase, translating into MKSILIAAIVALAVSIMLTPYLIKVFSRQGFGQEIREDGPQHHKKKRGTPTMGGTAIIVAMWAGYLAAVIVQMITGEGGPTASAWLLLYLTTGMGLVGFLDDFIKIRKQRNLGLNKRMKFLGQTFIALSFGVLALQFRSSSGFAPASVYISYTRDIALLSVGTVGFVALAWLLVSAWSNAVNFTDGLDGLAAGSSVMVLFTYVAIGFFQFRNACWQPLSDAAAAGCYEVRDPLDLAVVAAAALGGCIGFLWWNAHPARIMMGDTGSLALGGLIAGLSIMTRTELLLVVIAGLFVIEMLSVIIQIAVFRTRGTRIFKMAPFHHHFELSGWAETTVMVRFWLLAAMSAALGLGLFYAEWLSLTGG; encoded by the coding sequence GTGAAGTCCATCCTCATCGCCGCGATCGTCGCCCTCGCGGTGTCGATCATGCTGACCCCGTACCTCATCAAGGTGTTCTCCCGGCAGGGGTTCGGCCAGGAGATCCGCGAGGACGGCCCGCAGCACCACAAGAAGAAGCGCGGCACCCCCACGATGGGTGGTACCGCGATCATCGTCGCGATGTGGGCCGGCTACCTGGCCGCGGTGATCGTGCAGATGATCACCGGCGAAGGTGGCCCCACGGCCTCGGCCTGGCTGCTGCTTTACCTGACGACCGGGATGGGTCTGGTCGGCTTCCTCGACGACTTCATCAAGATCCGCAAGCAGCGCAACCTGGGTCTGAACAAGCGGATGAAGTTCCTCGGCCAGACGTTCATCGCCCTGTCGTTCGGGGTGCTGGCCCTGCAGTTCCGCAGCTCGTCCGGCTTCGCGCCGGCGTCGGTCTACATCTCCTACACGCGGGACATCGCGCTGCTGTCGGTCGGCACCGTGGGGTTCGTGGCCCTGGCCTGGTTGCTGGTGTCGGCCTGGTCCAATGCGGTCAACTTCACCGACGGGCTGGACGGCCTGGCCGCCGGGTCGTCGGTGATGGTGCTCTTCACCTACGTGGCGATCGGGTTCTTCCAGTTCCGCAACGCCTGCTGGCAGCCGTTGAGCGACGCGGCCGCGGCCGGCTGTTACGAGGTCCGGGACCCGCTGGACCTGGCCGTGGTCGCGGCAGCGGCGTTGGGCGGCTGCATCGGGTTCCTGTGGTGGAACGCCCACCCGGCCCGGATCATGATGGGCGACACCGGTTCGCTGGCTTTGGGCGGTCTCATCGCCGGGTTGTCGATCATGACCCGCACCGAGCTGCTGCTGGTGGTCATCGCCGGCCTGTTCGTCATCGAGATGCTGTCGGTGATCATCCAGATCGCCGTCTTCCGGACCCGCGGCACCCGTATCTTCAAGATGGCCCCGTTCCACCACCATTTCGAGCTGTCCGGCTGGGCCGAGACGACCGTCATGGTCCGGTTCTGGCTGCTGGCGGCCATGTCGGCGGCGCTGGGCCTCGGCCTGTTCTACGCCGAGTGGCTCTCGCTGACCGGTGGCTGA
- a CDS encoding UDP-N-acetylmuramoyl-tripeptide--D-alanyl-D-alanine ligase, which produces MIEMTLAQVAEATGAALPADAPGELLVTSAEFDTRRVQPGALFVALVGDHADGHDFAAAARGAGAVAVLGSRDLPADAGLPLLRVPDGDGGDPNAGVLAALARLAQASVKALVVGHDLQVVGVTGSSGKTSTKDLIAAVLSASGDPVVAPPESFNNELGHPYTALRATPQTRYLVLELSARGKGHIAELARIAPPRIGAVLNVGSAHLGEFGSVEGIAEAKSELVQALPSGSVLPGRGGVAILNADDERVAAMADRTDAEVVLVGQDPAATVRAEDVTADDADRAVFTLVTPEGSAPVRLSVVGAHQIGNALSAAAVGRAVGMPVEQVADALSAAGPASKWRMDVTELAGGVLLVNDAYNANPHSTKAALRSLAKMKRSRPGRAWAVLGEMAELGDSAIEAHDEVGRLVVRLGIDQLIVVGAEGAGRSSLARALHLGAHLEGSWGGESLPVSDVDEAVAVLIEELADGDVVLVKASRSVGLERVATALIDRIGTADRTGEAGA; this is translated from the coding sequence GTGATCGAGATGACCCTCGCCCAGGTCGCCGAGGCGACCGGCGCGGCCCTGCCCGCCGACGCCCCCGGCGAACTGCTGGTGACGTCCGCGGAGTTCGACACCCGGCGCGTGCAGCCGGGCGCCCTGTTCGTCGCCCTGGTCGGCGACCACGCCGACGGCCACGACTTCGCCGCCGCCGCGCGGGGCGCGGGTGCGGTCGCGGTGCTGGGCTCGCGCGACCTGCCGGCCGATGCCGGTCTGCCGCTGCTCCGGGTCCCGGACGGCGACGGCGGGGATCCGAACGCCGGGGTGCTCGCCGCGTTGGCCCGACTGGCCCAGGCATCGGTGAAGGCGCTCGTCGTCGGACACGATCTGCAGGTGGTCGGGGTGACCGGCTCGTCCGGCAAGACGTCGACCAAGGACCTCATCGCGGCCGTGCTGTCGGCCTCCGGTGATCCGGTCGTCGCCCCGCCGGAGTCGTTCAACAACGAGCTCGGCCATCCGTACACCGCGTTGCGGGCCACCCCGCAGACCCGGTACCTGGTGCTGGAACTGTCGGCCCGCGGCAAGGGCCACATCGCCGAACTGGCCCGGATCGCCCCGCCCCGCATCGGCGCCGTGCTGAACGTCGGGTCGGCCCACCTGGGTGAGTTCGGGTCGGTCGAGGGCATTGCCGAGGCCAAGTCCGAGCTGGTGCAGGCCCTGCCGTCGGGATCCGTCCTGCCCGGCCGGGGCGGAGTCGCCATCCTCAATGCCGACGACGAGCGGGTGGCCGCGATGGCCGACCGCACGGACGCCGAGGTCGTGCTCGTCGGTCAGGACCCGGCCGCGACGGTCCGGGCGGAGGACGTCACCGCCGACGACGCCGACCGCGCCGTCTTCACCCTGGTCACCCCGGAGGGCTCGGCCCCGGTCCGGTTGTCCGTGGTGGGCGCGCACCAGATCGGCAACGCCCTGAGCGCGGCCGCGGTCGGTCGCGCGGTCGGGATGCCGGTGGAGCAGGTGGCCGACGCGCTCAGCGCCGCCGGTCCCGCATCCAAGTGGCGGATGGACGTCACCGAACTGGCCGGTGGCGTGCTGCTCGTCAATGACGCCTACAACGCCAACCCGCATTCGACGAAGGCCGCGCTGCGCTCCCTGGCGAAGATGAAGCGGTCCCGTCCGGGGCGGGCCTGGGCGGTGCTCGGGGAGATGGCCGAGCTCGGGGACAGTGCCATCGAGGCGCACGACGAGGTCGGCCGGCTGGTGGTCCGCCTGGGCATCGACCAGCTGATCGTGGTCGGCGCCGAGGGAGCGGGTCGCAGCTCACTGGCCCGCGCGCTGCATCTCGGAGCGCATCTGGAAGGTTCGTGGGGTGGCGAGTCGCTGCCCGTGTCCGACGTCGACGAAGCGGTCGCCGTCCTGATCGAGGAACTCGCCGACGGTGACGTGGTGCTGGTCAAGGCATCGCGGTCCGTCGGTCTGGAACGGGTGGCAACGGCGTTGATCGACCGCATCGGAACTGCTGACCGCACCGGGGAGGCCGGGGCGTGA
- a CDS encoding UDP-N-acetylmuramoyl-L-alanyl-D-glutamate--2,6-diaminopimelate ligase, with amino-acid sequence MTSPVAPTSLRPQRPVGARLVDLARTAGTRPTGRPATAAGVRNASSAGACAPTGGPSSGAGLDDLLITGITHRAQEARPGDLFAALPGTRVHGAEFAAAAVNAGAVAVLTDPAGAARLDTDPVTADLPRLIVDEPRRVLGAVAAQVYGDPSRRLQVVGVTGTAGKTTTGYLLERALAADGSRTGLIGTVQTRWGDPDGGVTVLPSSLTTPEAPDLQALFAVMVEQGVDAVAMEVSSHALSLGRVDGTHFEVGAFTNLSQDHLDFHRDMEDYFQAKAQLFDGRARRPVVMVDDEWGQRLAADHPEAVTVSTHPGRPADWRVCGAVPLPAGRQQVSLLGPDDAAIGFNLALPGPFNVANAGLAVACVNALGRDPHEAAAALDDVVVPGRMERVLAGQDFLAVVDYAHKPGALAAVLDAVRHGLVGRLILVIGAGGDRDHGKRPMMGAEAARRADLVIVTDDNPRSEDPGGIRAAVLAGARAVVAEGVGDRAVELREIGDRREAIRAAVAAAGPGDAIVIAGKGHETGQKVGDELLPFSDRQELEQALQALDARVTPADAGGTGGPA; translated from the coding sequence GTGACTTCCCCTGTCGCTCCGACCTCGTTGCGCCCGCAGCGACCGGTCGGGGCCAGGCTCGTCGACCTCGCCCGGACGGCCGGCACTCGCCCGACCGGGCGACCGGCCACCGCCGCCGGCGTTCGGAACGCGAGTTCCGCCGGTGCTTGCGCCCCGACCGGCGGTCCCTCGTCCGGGGCCGGTCTCGACGACCTCCTCATCACGGGGATCACCCATCGGGCCCAGGAGGCCCGGCCGGGCGACCTGTTCGCGGCCCTGCCCGGTACCCGGGTGCACGGGGCCGAGTTCGCCGCCGCCGCGGTGAACGCCGGGGCCGTGGCGGTGCTGACCGACCCGGCCGGGGCGGCCCGGCTGGACACCGACCCGGTGACCGCGGACCTGCCCCGGCTGATCGTGGACGAGCCGCGCCGCGTGCTCGGCGCGGTCGCCGCGCAGGTCTACGGCGACCCCAGCCGGCGCCTGCAGGTCGTCGGGGTGACCGGCACCGCGGGCAAGACGACCACCGGGTACCTGCTCGAGCGGGCGTTGGCCGCCGACGGGTCCCGCACCGGACTGATCGGCACCGTGCAGACCCGCTGGGGCGATCCCGACGGCGGCGTCACCGTGCTGCCCAGCAGCCTGACCACCCCCGAGGCCCCCGACCTGCAGGCGCTGTTCGCGGTCATGGTCGAGCAGGGCGTCGACGCGGTGGCGATGGAGGTCTCCTCGCACGCGTTGTCCCTGGGCCGGGTCGACGGGACCCACTTCGAGGTGGGGGCGTTCACCAACCTGTCGCAGGATCACCTGGATTTCCACCGCGACATGGAGGACTACTTCCAGGCCAAGGCGCAGCTGTTCGACGGTCGGGCCCGTCGTCCGGTCGTGATGGTCGACGACGAGTGGGGTCAGCGGCTCGCGGCCGATCATCCCGAGGCGGTGACGGTCTCCACGCATCCGGGTCGACCGGCGGACTGGCGGGTGTGTGGCGCGGTGCCGTTGCCGGCCGGGCGCCAGCAGGTGTCCCTGCTCGGCCCGGACGATGCCGCGATCGGGTTCAACCTGGCACTGCCCGGGCCGTTCAACGTCGCGAACGCCGGGCTGGCTGTGGCCTGCGTGAACGCGCTCGGCCGCGATCCGCACGAGGCGGCCGCCGCGCTCGACGACGTGGTGGTCCCCGGTCGGATGGAGCGCGTCCTGGCCGGTCAGGATTTTCTGGCCGTCGTCGATTACGCGCACAAGCCGGGCGCGCTGGCCGCCGTGCTCGACGCCGTCCGCCACGGGCTGGTCGGCCGGCTGATCCTGGTCATCGGCGCCGGCGGCGACCGCGACCACGGCAAGCGGCCGATGATGGGCGCCGAAGCGGCCCGCCGGGCGGACCTGGTGATCGTCACCGACGACAACCCGCGGTCCGAGGACCCGGGCGGGATCCGCGCGGCCGTGCTGGCCGGGGCCCGGGCCGTGGTGGCCGAGGGGGTCGGGGACCGGGCGGTCGAACTCCGGGAGATCGGCGACCGGCGGGAGGCCATCCGCGCGGCCGTGGCCGCGGCCGGGCCGGGTGACGCGATCGTCATCGCCGGCAAGGGACACGAGACGGGACAAAAGGTGGGTGACGAGCTGTTGCCGTTCTCCGATCGGCAGGAGCTGGAGCAGGCGCTCCAGGCGCTGGACGCACGGGTGACGCCGGCGGACGCCGGCGGGACGGGCGGCCCGGCGTGA